From Desulfonatronum thiodismutans, a single genomic window includes:
- a CDS encoding amino acid ABC transporter permease, with protein sequence MAEKKVVIDVGDGAALPRKQDQGLFNAWWIALIGALGIIAYLCISRPDPYWRVLKFLPDGIVVTFQVTILSILLALVLGLFTGLGRISKNRVINLIASTYVEVVRGIPLLVQLFYIYFALGQVFANLPDSNALFIFLKNMPPLVAAVIAMGICYGAYMGEVFRAGIQSIDHGQTEAARSLGFNRAQTMFYVILPQAWRTILPPVGNEFIALLKDSSLVSILAVSDILRRGREFASVTFNYFETYTMVALVYLVITLLLSKIVSTMEERLNYYERR encoded by the coding sequence ATGGCCGAAAAAAAAGTCGTCATTGACGTGGGAGACGGAGCGGCCCTGCCTCGCAAGCAGGACCAGGGACTCTTCAACGCCTGGTGGATTGCCCTGATCGGTGCTCTGGGCATCATTGCCTACCTGTGCATCTCTCGACCTGATCCATATTGGCGTGTGCTCAAATTTCTCCCGGACGGGATCGTGGTCACCTTTCAGGTTACCATCCTGTCCATTCTCCTGGCTTTGGTTCTGGGCTTGTTCACAGGTCTGGGCCGGATTTCCAAGAACAGGGTCATCAACCTGATCGCTTCCACCTATGTTGAAGTGGTACGCGGCATCCCACTGTTGGTCCAACTCTTCTACATCTATTTCGCTCTGGGTCAGGTCTTTGCCAACCTTCCGGACTCCAACGCCCTGTTCATCTTCCTCAAGAACATGCCCCCCCTGGTGGCCGCGGTGATCGCCATGGGCATCTGCTACGGGGCTTACATGGGCGAAGTCTTCCGGGCCGGAATCCAGTCCATCGACCACGGCCAGACTGAAGCGGCCCGCTCCCTGGGCTTCAACCGCGCCCAGACCATGTTCTACGTCATTCTGCCCCAGGCTTGGCGGACCATTTTACCGCCCGTTGGCAACGAATTCATCGCCCTGCTCAAGGACAGCTCCCTGGTCTCCATCCTGGCGGTGTCGGATATCCTGCGCCGCGGCCGTGAATTCGCCAGCGTGACGTTCAATTACTTCGAAACGTACACCATGGTCGCCCTGGTTTATCTGGTGATCACCCTGCTCCTGTCCAAAATCGTGAGCACCATGGAAGAAAGGTTGAATTATTATGAGCGCCGCTGA
- a CDS encoding amino acid ABC transporter ATP-binding protein, with translation MSAAEKIISIRNASKFFGDLKALSDVSLDIHSGEKVVIIGPSGSGKSTLLRAINRLETIDRGTITVGGKDVNDPSNDINVLRMEMGMVFQSFNLFPHKTVLENLTMAPIKLKNVPRAQAEERAMALLKKVGIDEKSAVYPVKLSGGQKQRVAIARALAMNPKIMLFDEPTSALDPEMIGEVLDVMVTLAKEGMTMAVVTHEMGFAREVADRIVFMDQGEIVEIGTPDHFFERPEHPRLKKFLSQIL, from the coding sequence ATGAGCGCCGCTGAAAAAATCATCAGCATCCGGAATGCTTCCAAATTCTTTGGCGACCTCAAGGCCCTGAGCGACGTGTCTCTGGATATCCATTCCGGGGAGAAAGTGGTGATCATCGGGCCCAGCGGATCCGGAAAAAGTACTCTCCTGCGGGCCATCAATCGTTTGGAAACCATTGACCGGGGCACCATCACCGTAGGCGGCAAGGACGTCAACGACCCGAGCAACGACATCAACGTTCTGCGCATGGAAATGGGCATGGTCTTTCAGAGCTTCAACCTCTTTCCGCATAAGACGGTGCTGGAAAACCTGACCATGGCCCCCATCAAGCTGAAGAACGTTCCCCGCGCCCAGGCCGAAGAACGGGCCATGGCCCTGTTGAAAAAGGTGGGCATCGACGAGAAGTCCGCGGTCTATCCGGTCAAGCTCTCCGGCGGCCAGAAGCAACGGGTGGCCATTGCCCGGGCCCTGGCCATGAACCCCAAGATTATGCTCTTTGACGAGCCAACCTCCGCCCTGGACCCGGAAATGATCGGAGAGGTGCTGGACGTCATGGTCACCCTGGCCAAGGAAGGCATGACCATGGCCGTGGTCACCCATGAGATGGGATTTGCCCGTGAGGTGGCGGACCGGATTGTATTCATGGACCAGGGAGAAATCGTGGAAATCGGCACGCCGGACCACTTTTTCGAACGCCCCGAGCATCCCCGATTAAAGAAATTTTTGAGCCAGATTTTGTAA
- a CDS encoding HIT family protein: protein MDTLFAPWRMEYVLGPKADNCIFCLPESTERDHDQLVLVRGRLCFVVMNRYPYTNGHLMVAPYRHVPDLTDLDKAEADEMTALLQRSVRVLREALGPDGFNIGLNLGNVAGAGIQDHLHMHIVPRWHGDTSFMTVCGQTRVVSEHLSATHAKLAPLFLPSPSPSNPAQGEAVCAT from the coding sequence ATGGACACCCTTTTCGCCCCCTGGAGAATGGAGTATGTTCTTGGTCCCAAGGCGGACAACTGCATTTTTTGTCTTCCGGAGTCCACCGAGCGAGATCACGACCAACTGGTTCTAGTTCGCGGAAGGCTTTGCTTTGTGGTCATGAACAGGTATCCCTACACCAACGGCCACCTGATGGTGGCTCCCTACCGCCATGTTCCGGACTTGACGGATCTGGACAAAGCGGAGGCCGATGAAATGACGGCTTTGCTGCAACGCTCCGTCCGGGTTCTCCGGGAGGCGCTTGGGCCGGACGGTTTCAATATTGGCTTGAATTTGGGAAATGTCGCCGGTGCCGGCATTCAGGACCATCTGCACATGCACATCGTCCCGCGCTGGCACGGAGACACCTCATTTATGACGGTTTGCGGCCAGACCCGCGTCGTTTCCGAGCACCTCTCGGCGACGCACGCGAAATTGGCTCCACTGTTTCTTCCTTCTCCCTCACCCTCTAACCCCGCACAAGGAGAGGCTGTATGCGCTACTTGA
- a CDS encoding LapA family protein, with the protein MRYLKVLLLTLFFFVSMVFFIQNNEMLSNELVLKLELFDLSFVSRELPFYLIVLVSFVVGSVFSMSYFLAEKIRLAHELKSSKAKLAALEQEVTSLRNLPLEEEVYPSSASKTENTSYSDESTQPYSEKKREESAA; encoded by the coding sequence ATGCGCTACTTGAAGGTCTTGCTGCTGACGCTGTTTTTCTTCGTTTCCATGGTGTTCTTCATCCAGAACAACGAAATGCTTTCCAACGAACTCGTTCTCAAGTTGGAACTGTTCGACCTGAGCTTCGTTTCCCGCGAATTGCCTTTCTACCTGATCGTCCTGGTGAGCTTCGTGGTCGGCTCGGTTTTCAGCATGAGTTACTTCCTGGCGGAAAAAATCCGGCTTGCCCATGAGTTGAAGTCCTCCAAGGCCAAGCTGGCAGCCCTGGAGCAGGAAGTGACCTCCCTGCGCAACCTGCCATTGGAAGAGGAAGTCTATCCTTCCAGCGCATCCAAGACCGAAAACACGTCCTATTCTGACGAGTCGACGCAGCCCTATTCCGAGAAGAAACGCGAAGAAAGCGCGGCATAG
- a CDS encoding tetratricopeptide repeat protein: MRDWIKTVFSSRSQGLDHFPNETHMDGLLPPSEDTFAAINELSRVVKNNPDAVEIYLALGNLYRSQGEIERAVHIRQNLILRPGLHQEFKARAYYELGRDYKRGGFVDRAFDALRQARKIAGNNPAITLELAKLSAESEEYVQAAKYYQELGNSIAEAHYLVRQAQKECRDDPKRSQAGKWLDRALKVYSGCMEAWLEKLQRAWGGQEKTKPAKILELAMALVPEQMRFMLLEGLLSTASTNNRSGNSSPSTPDLDAALAVLSGYPQDMLLQYYGGLLLLNQGHVQDALAWFERCLILEPNFWLARLEILNLAKERHDLPQTLDVQLEFFISRAREVKRFSCRQCGLKRESIFFICPRCGSWHSITFRRNLNE; this comes from the coding sequence ATGCGGGATTGGATAAAAACGGTTTTTTCCTCCAGGTCCCAGGGCCTGGATCATTTTCCCAATGAAACCCACATGGACGGGCTGTTGCCTCCCTCCGAGGACACCTTCGCGGCCATCAACGAGTTGAGCCGGGTGGTCAAGAACAATCCGGACGCCGTGGAAATCTATCTGGCTTTGGGCAATTTGTATCGCTCCCAGGGGGAGATCGAGCGGGCCGTACATATCCGCCAGAACCTGATCCTGCGCCCCGGTCTGCATCAGGAATTCAAAGCCCGGGCATATTATGAGCTGGGCCGGGACTACAAGCGCGGCGGGTTCGTGGACCGGGCCTTCGACGCCTTGCGCCAGGCCCGTAAGATCGCCGGCAACAATCCGGCCATCACCCTGGAGCTGGCCAAACTCAGCGCCGAATCCGAGGAATACGTCCAAGCGGCCAAGTATTACCAGGAGTTGGGCAACTCCATCGCCGAAGCCCATTACCTGGTTCGGCAGGCCCAGAAAGAATGTCGGGACGACCCCAAGCGCTCCCAGGCCGGAAAATGGCTGGACCGGGCCCTGAAGGTTTATTCGGGATGCATGGAGGCTTGGTTGGAAAAACTGCAACGTGCCTGGGGCGGGCAGGAGAAAACCAAGCCGGCCAAGATCCTGGAACTCGCAATGGCCCTGGTTCCGGAACAGATGCGATTCATGTTGCTCGAAGGACTTCTGAGCACCGCAAGTACCAACAACCGTTCCGGTAACTCCTCTCCTTCCACCCCGGACCTGGACGCCGCTCTGGCCGTGCTTTCCGGCTACCCCCAGGATATGCTCCTCCAGTATTACGGAGGCCTGTTGCTGCTGAATCAAGGCCATGTACAGGATGCCCTGGCTTGGTTCGAGCGCTGTCTGATCCTGGAGCCGAATTTCTGGCTGGCTCGCCTGGAAATTTTGAACCTGGCCAAAGAGCGCCACGACCTGCCCCAGACTCTGGACGTACAATTGGAATTCTTCATTTCACGGGCTCGTGAAGTCAAACGCTTTTCCTGCCGTCAGTGCGGTCTTAAGCGGGAATCAATCTTTTTCATCTGTCCCCGCTGCGGTTCCTGGCATTCCATCACCTTTCGCCGCAATTTGAATGAGTGA
- the mutS gene encoding DNA mismatch repair protein MutS, which translates to MSDSTPPKLTPMLEQYLGIKAAHPDALLFFRMGDFYELFFEDAETAARELQITLTSRNPNAENPVPMCGVPYHACESYLTQLLDKGIKVAICDQVEDPREAKGLVKRAVTRVLTPGTLVEDAGLEAKEHHFLAALFWDAQADFGGLAWVDVSTGECRGIRIRGQMPLWSWVNKLQPRELLLPEHLRPPVQAGDVAARITPLPVRGFFEFGQARERILRTQGVADPHVLDLENKPQLIQAFGALLAYLKQTQKRDPNHLQSIQVIQPGDFLLLDEVTLRNLEIFRRLDGGRGPGTLRHVLDQTLTPMGGRLLESRLHYPWKDPEPILQNQAVVAALLENDASRSELAQRLSTTTDLERISTRISMNRTSPRDFAALRQGVARLPGLRETLGNLLQTYGEQYNDTSENGTPASPASDDNSPPILLQEHLRSWDDLNDLTDLLQRALVDTPPLLITDGGIFRSGYDQDLDALLDLVEHGQDTLREMLAREQELTGQPKLKMGYNRVFGYYFELPRSQTRELPERFQRRQSLVSSERFVTEELKELEDRLLGASDRRKILEHKLFQELRDKVDQFRSRVMRMAETVARLDVWLALAEAARKWSWSRPDIATDLNISIISGRHPGIEACQGSADYIPNDVHLDDQRRVLIITGPNMGGKSTVLRQTALICILAQIGSFVPAAQATIGLTDRIFTRVGASDNLSLGQSTFMVEMIETARILRQATQRSLVILDEIGRGTSTYDGLALAWAVVEELSGQGMKQSRGSVRTLFATHYHELTSLEGRLPGVRNYNIAVKEWKGDIIFLRRLVPGPSDRSYGIEVAKLAGLPRGVVARAKEILEDLDAAKHPRTGLPSSRPKRRNSTREPLPGLGIPPADRDNREETEVLNHLRQLNPSHLSPMQALTLLQQWKERLEGGERTRQEPN; encoded by the coding sequence ATGAGTGATTCAACCCCGCCAAAATTGACGCCCATGCTGGAGCAGTATCTGGGCATCAAGGCCGCTCATCCGGACGCGTTGCTTTTTTTCCGCATGGGCGACTTCTACGAACTGTTTTTCGAAGACGCCGAAACCGCGGCCCGTGAGCTGCAGATCACCCTGACCAGCCGCAACCCCAACGCCGAAAATCCCGTACCCATGTGCGGGGTGCCCTATCACGCCTGCGAATCCTATCTGACCCAGCTCCTGGACAAGGGCATCAAGGTGGCCATCTGCGACCAGGTCGAGGACCCTCGCGAGGCCAAGGGGTTGGTCAAGCGAGCCGTGACACGGGTTCTGACGCCGGGTACCCTGGTGGAGGATGCCGGACTGGAGGCCAAGGAACACCATTTTCTGGCCGCTCTGTTCTGGGACGCTCAGGCGGATTTCGGCGGACTGGCCTGGGTGGACGTGTCCACCGGGGAATGCCGGGGCATCCGGATACGCGGCCAGATGCCGCTCTGGTCCTGGGTAAACAAACTTCAGCCCCGGGAACTTCTGCTGCCCGAGCATCTCCGCCCTCCGGTCCAGGCCGGGGACGTCGCCGCCCGGATCACCCCGCTGCCCGTGCGCGGGTTCTTCGAGTTCGGACAGGCCAGGGAACGGATCCTGCGCACCCAGGGCGTGGCCGATCCGCACGTCCTGGATCTGGAGAACAAGCCCCAACTCATCCAGGCCTTCGGGGCCCTACTGGCCTACCTGAAGCAGACCCAGAAGCGCGACCCGAACCACCTCCAGTCGATCCAAGTCATCCAGCCCGGCGATTTTCTGCTTCTGGACGAAGTCACCCTGCGCAACCTGGAAATTTTTCGCCGCCTGGACGGCGGACGCGGCCCGGGCACCCTACGCCACGTCCTGGACCAGACCCTGACGCCCATGGGCGGCCGCCTGCTGGAGTCCCGACTGCATTACCCCTGGAAGGACCCGGAGCCGATCCTCCAAAACCAGGCCGTGGTCGCCGCGCTACTGGAAAACGATGCATCCCGGTCCGAGCTTGCCCAACGGTTGTCCACCACCACGGACCTGGAACGAATCTCCACCCGGATTTCCATGAACCGGACCTCACCTCGGGATTTCGCGGCTCTGCGTCAAGGCGTGGCCCGTTTGCCCGGACTCCGGGAGACCCTCGGAAACCTGCTTCAAACCTACGGCGAGCAATATAATGATACGTCGGAGAACGGTACTCCCGCTTCCCCGGCTTCTGACGACAACTCGCCGCCCATCCTGCTCCAGGAGCATCTGCGTTCCTGGGATGATCTGAACGACCTGACCGACCTGCTCCAGCGGGCCCTGGTAGACACCCCTCCCTTGCTGATCACGGACGGCGGCATTTTCCGCTCTGGATACGACCAGGATTTGGACGCGCTACTGGACTTGGTGGAGCACGGGCAGGATACCTTGCGGGAGATGTTGGCCCGGGAACAGGAGTTGACCGGCCAGCCGAAGCTGAAGATGGGCTATAACCGGGTGTTCGGGTATTATTTCGAGCTGCCCAGATCCCAGACCAGGGAACTGCCCGAGCGATTCCAGCGGCGGCAGTCCCTGGTCTCCAGCGAACGCTTCGTCACCGAAGAGCTCAAGGAACTGGAAGATCGCCTGCTAGGAGCCTCGGATCGGCGCAAGATTCTGGAGCACAAACTGTTTCAGGAACTGCGTGACAAGGTAGACCAATTCCGTTCACGGGTGATGCGCATGGCCGAGACCGTGGCCCGCCTGGACGTCTGGCTGGCCTTGGCCGAGGCGGCCAGGAAGTGGTCCTGGTCCCGCCCCGACATTGCCACGGATCTGAACATTTCCATCATCAGCGGACGCCATCCAGGCATCGAGGCCTGCCAGGGCAGCGCGGACTACATCCCCAACGACGTGCACCTGGACGACCAGCGCCGGGTACTGATCATCACCGGCCCGAACATGGGCGGCAAGTCCACGGTGCTGCGCCAGACCGCGTTGATCTGCATCCTGGCCCAGATCGGCTCCTTCGTCCCGGCGGCTCAGGCGACCATCGGCCTCACGGACCGGATATTCACCCGGGTAGGGGCTTCGGACAACTTGAGTCTTGGGCAAAGCACCTTTATGGTGGAGATGATCGAGACGGCGCGCATCCTGCGCCAAGCCACCCAGCGCAGTCTGGTCATCCTGGATGAAATCGGCCGGGGAACCAGCACCTACGACGGCCTGGCCCTGGCCTGGGCCGTGGTGGAGGAACTCTCCGGCCAGGGGATGAAACAATCCAGAGGTTCGGTGCGGACCCTGTTCGCTACCCATTATCATGAGCTGACCTCCCTGGAAGGCCGGCTACCCGGGGTGCGCAACTACAACATCGCGGTCAAGGAGTGGAAAGGCGATATCATTTTTCTACGCCGACTTGTCCCCGGTCCTTCTGACCGCAGCTACGGCATCGAAGTGGCCAAACTGGCAGGCCTGCCGCGCGGAGTCGTGGCCCGTGCCAAGGAAATCCTGGAGGACCTGGACGCCGCGAAACACCCACGAACAGGGCTCCCATCGTCCAGGCCTAAGCGACGAAACTCCACCCGCGAGCCTCTGCCCGGCCTGGGAATCCCCCCCGCCGACCGTGACAACCGGGAGGAGACCGAAGTACTGAACCACTTACGCCAATTGAACCCGTCGCACCTCAGCCCCATGCAGGCCTTGACCTTGCTCCAGCAATGGAAGGAACGCTTGGAAGGCGGAGAGCGGACAAGACAGGAACCCAACTGA
- the lysA gene encoding diaminopimelate decarboxylase encodes MHHFTYRDGELYAEDVAVRDLAAEYGTPLYVYSTATFRRHFQAFDSAFADLPHMTCYSVKANSNLCVLRLLSELGAGMDIVSGGELFRALAAGVPARKIVYSGVGKRAEEIREALLADILMFNVESMDELRRINDIALELDKVARISLRINPDVDPKTHPYISTGMKNNKFGLDIKQSLEGYELALKLPGIEPVGIDCHIGSQLTSIDPFLEALHRIKDFNQKLKTMGVDVRFLDLGGGLGITYDQEEPPHPKDFGQILVRELQDMDVTLILEPGRVIAGNTGILVTEVVYTKSTETKHFVIVDAAMNDLVRPSLYQSHHTIAEVRPQGRSTRNVDVVGPICESGDFLARDRDLPEVRSGELLAIFSAGAYGFTMSSQYNSRPRAAEILVDGSQVMLARKRETYNDLVALERQCLKE; translated from the coding sequence ATGCATCACTTCACATATCGCGATGGCGAGCTGTACGCCGAAGACGTGGCGGTCCGGGATCTGGCCGCCGAGTACGGCACTCCGCTGTACGTTTATTCCACGGCTACCTTTAGGCGTCATTTCCAAGCCTTTGATTCGGCCTTCGCCGACCTGCCTCATATGACGTGCTATTCGGTCAAGGCCAATTCCAACCTGTGCGTACTGCGTCTGCTCAGCGAACTGGGCGCGGGCATGGACATCGTTTCCGGAGGCGAACTGTTCCGGGCTCTTGCCGCCGGGGTTCCGGCACGCAAGATTGTATATTCCGGAGTGGGTAAACGAGCCGAGGAAATCCGGGAAGCCCTGCTGGCCGACATCCTGATGTTCAACGTGGAATCCATGGACGAACTGCGACGGATCAACGATATTGCCCTGGAACTGGACAAGGTTGCCCGGATCAGCCTGCGCATCAATCCGGATGTGGACCCCAAGACCCATCCCTACATTTCCACGGGAATGAAAAACAACAAGTTCGGTCTGGACATCAAACAGTCACTGGAAGGCTACGAACTGGCCCTCAAGCTTCCAGGCATCGAGCCCGTGGGCATCGACTGCCACATCGGCTCCCAGCTCACCTCCATCGACCCGTTCCTGGAAGCCCTGCACCGGATCAAGGACTTCAATCAAAAACTCAAAACAATGGGCGTGGATGTTCGCTTTCTGGATCTGGGCGGCGGCCTGGGCATCACCTATGATCAGGAAGAGCCGCCGCACCCCAAGGATTTCGGCCAGATCCTGGTCCGGGAACTTCAGGACATGGACGTCACCCTGATTCTCGAACCGGGTCGGGTCATCGCCGGGAACACGGGCATTCTGGTCACGGAAGTCGTGTACACCAAATCCACGGAAACCAAGCACTTCGTAATCGTGGACGCCGCCATGAACGACTTGGTCCGCCCGTCCCTGTACCAGTCCCATCACACCATTGCCGAGGTCAGGCCCCAAGGTCGGTCGACACGGAACGTGGACGTGGTCGGGCCCATCTGCGAATCAGGTGATTTTCTGGCCCGGGATCGAGATCTGCCCGAAGTACGTTCTGGTGAGCTGCTGGCGATCTTTTCCGCCGGGGCTTACGGTTTCACCATGTCTTCTCAGTATAATTCCCGCCCCCGTGCCGCTGAAATCCTGGTGGACGGCTCCCAGGTCATGTTGGCCCGCAAACGCGAAACCTACAACGACTTGGTTGCCCTGGAGCGTCAATGCCTCAAGGAATGA
- a CDS encoding ATP-binding protein codes for MPQGMNVLFERMPSIPTPMDRLRGFQSQLGIHQEDFARMDHLSDTFLPEKERFAQRVFDHFHGIPATRIVLDHGPSQERMLRIWSHWYESFFQNRDQDAFLIAQWRSGLNHVAAGIDHRYISLAYAMARKFIHETAFAKLDPEPCSTAIDLMDRLLDLCLLVETDAFITSLTKCDLEIIRGIAHQVRNPLMVIGGNVLRLRKQLPADDPRHEVYETMLLEANRLERMVRNVTTYNEVFQREPRPNSCDLDSAIKASLKELQPREGITVEIRLDPRHPNVLADPEDLRVILYHLIQNSLENAVDASAPMVRIASAQSETNGDFLDIHIFNNGPTPDPDSLESLFTPFYSTKALGTGFGLPIARLAVRKNHGHLTLRSLPEEGTTCLVTLST; via the coding sequence ATGCCTCAAGGAATGAACGTCCTCTTTGAGCGAATGCCGTCCATACCGACCCCCATGGACCGGTTGCGCGGCTTTCAAAGCCAACTTGGTATCCATCAAGAGGACTTCGCTCGGATGGATCATCTTTCGGACACGTTTTTGCCGGAAAAAGAACGGTTCGCCCAGCGGGTCTTCGACCATTTTCACGGCATCCCGGCAACTCGTATCGTCCTGGATCACGGCCCATCCCAAGAACGGATGCTGCGGATCTGGTCCCATTGGTACGAATCCTTTTTCCAGAACCGCGACCAAGACGCTTTTCTAATCGCCCAATGGCGCAGCGGCCTGAACCATGTGGCCGCGGGCATCGATCATCGCTACATCAGCCTGGCCTACGCCATGGCCCGCAAATTTATTCATGAAACGGCCTTTGCCAAGCTGGATCCGGAACCCTGCTCAACAGCCATCGATCTGATGGACCGCCTCCTGGATCTCTGCCTGCTGGTGGAGACGGACGCCTTCATTACCTCCCTGACCAAGTGCGATTTGGAGATCATTCGCGGCATAGCCCATCAGGTCCGCAACCCTTTGATGGTCATTGGCGGCAATGTCCTGCGCTTGCGCAAACAGCTTCCCGCGGACGACCCCAGACACGAAGTCTACGAGACCATGCTCCTGGAAGCCAACCGGCTGGAACGGATGGTTCGCAATGTGACCACCTACAACGAAGTCTTCCAACGCGAGCCCCGACCCAACTCCTGCGATCTGGACTCCGCGATCAAGGCCTCCCTGAAGGAACTGCAACCTAGGGAAGGGATTACCGTGGAGATCCGGCTGGACCCGCGCCATCCCAACGTGCTGGCGGACCCGGAAGACTTGCGGGTCATCCTGTACCACTTGATCCAAAACAGCCTGGAAAACGCGGTGGACGCCTCCGCCCCCATGGTCCGGATCGCATCCGCCCAAAGCGAAACAAACGGCGACTTTCTGGATATCCACATCTTCAACAACGGCCCGACCCCGGATCCGGACAGCCTGGAGAGCCTGTTCACGCCATTTTACTCCACCAAGGCCCTGGGCACGGGCTTCGGCCTGCCCATCGCCAGACTGGCCGTGCGCAAGAACCACGGCCACCTAACCTTGCGGTCCCTGCCGGAGGAAGGCACGACCTGCCTAGTCACGTTGTCGACGTGA
- a CDS encoding YbgA family protein, which translates to MEKPLRLGISSCLLGNNVRYDGGHKLDRFLRDTLGKYVEFVPVCPEVECGMSVPREAMRLVGDIEAPRLRTIRSGEDLTDQMLAWAAEKNEWLAGQDLCGFIFKSKSPSSGLQGVKVYSEQGMPQQKGVGIFAKTFITRFPDIPVEDDGRLNDPGLRENFIERIFTARRWQDVVAAKPALGPLVAFQAHHKYLVLAHSPKHYTALGRLVAQASEMDRDHVFAEYGRLLSEALRIRTTKAKLFNVLEKSMGHFKKQITAWEKQELLDVFRRFKEGQIPLIVPVTLLNHYIRKYDEPYLKTQFFFNPHPLELKLRNHA; encoded by the coding sequence ATGGAAAAACCGCTGCGCTTGGGCATCAGCTCATGTTTATTGGGCAACAACGTCCGTTATGACGGCGGGCACAAGCTGGACCGTTTCTTGCGGGACACCCTGGGCAAGTACGTGGAGTTCGTGCCGGTCTGCCCGGAGGTGGAGTGTGGGATGTCCGTGCCCCGGGAGGCCATGCGGTTGGTGGGAGACATCGAGGCCCCCCGGCTGCGGACCATTCGGTCCGGCGAGGATCTGACGGACCAGATGCTGGCCTGGGCCGCGGAGAAGAACGAATGGCTGGCCGGACAGGATTTGTGCGGCTTCATCTTCAAGAGCAAGTCCCCATCCAGCGGCCTGCAAGGCGTGAAGGTCTACTCCGAGCAAGGCATGCCCCAACAAAAAGGAGTGGGCATTTTCGCCAAGACGTTCATCACTCGCTTCCCCGACATCCCGGTGGAGGACGACGGACGTTTGAACGACCCGGGCCTGCGGGAAAACTTCATCGAACGGATTTTCACGGCTCGGCGCTGGCAGGACGTGGTCGCGGCCAAGCCGGCCCTGGGGCCGCTGGTTGCCTTTCAGGCGCACCACAAGTATCTTGTTTTAGCCCACAGCCCGAAGCATTACACGGCCTTGGGCCGCCTGGTGGCCCAGGCCTCGGAAATGGATCGGGACCATGTCTTCGCCGAGTATGGACGCCTGCTGTCCGAGGCCCTGCGGATACGCACCACCAAGGCCAAATTGTTCAACGTGCTGGAAAAAAGCATGGGCCATTTCAAAAAGCAGATTACGGCCTGGGAAAAACAGGAACTGCTGGATGTCTTCCGACGCTTCAAGGAAGGCCAAATTCCGCTGATCGTACCGGTGACATTGCTCAACCACTACATCCGCAAGTATGATGAGCCGTATCTCAAAACACAGTTCTTCTTCAATCCGCATCCCTTGGAACTCAAACTGCGCAACCACGCCTGA